The genomic interval CCACCGCATCGACCTCGCTATTGGTCAGGATCACGCCCGCGATCGGCGTGTGGCGCAGCGCGCCCGGTTTTGGATGCAACTGCGGCGTCGCGTTCAACTGCTGTCGAAGGTCGGGGGAGGCGTTGATCAGGAACCAGTTGATACCGTCGGCACTGAAAGCGACGGAGGCTTGCGTTCTCTGAAGCTCCCCGAGGTCAGCGCGCGCTGCCCGGCATCCGGCGCAGCCGCAGTTCCACTGCGGGACCCCGCCGCCGGCGGCGGCGCCCAGGACGACGACGCGAAGCATGAATCCGTCTCCTGGAAACACGTGTCGCGGTGGATCTCAGACCGACACAACTCCCCGTATTCGGGGAACGCGTCGCGCCCGAAGGATCCACCTGCGCTCAACGCAAAAGCATCACCCTTACTTGCGGGTGGCGCTCACATACATGTTGATTTCCATGCCGCACGGCACTTCGAC from Bradyrhizobium arachidis carries:
- the pqqA gene encoding pyrroloquinoline quinone precursor peptide PqqA, producing MAWKAPKIVEVPCGMEINMYVSATRK